From Dermacentor albipictus isolate Rhodes 1998 colony chromosome 8, USDA_Dalb.pri_finalv2, whole genome shotgun sequence:
aaaaaatgaaattctttgatACGTCTTATGACTCGCTCAACATGGATCCTAGCGCCAGCTATTTTTCGGGTGGCAATCACGTCACTAGCTGACAATTGGTTCCCCATTTTAAATGGTGGCATGTGGATTTGAATAGATGGTGGAAAAACGCCCTCCAACCTAAAGCCTTTGTCGACCATCACACCGTCCCCCGCATCTAATAAACCCAGTAGGCCCGATTTTTCGacaacttcgctatcactaacatgcccaccccacaaatctggcacaaatgaaacgtagccatctggtgttaccccaacaagtgctttgaacgtgttataatgcttgtacgaggagaaagtatgcctctgtgcctgtagttttgaaggtctttggattctcacctctgtgcaatcaaagatgactctagtgtttgagaagtcactgaatgccattggcatgtgccttttgatctctgctaatgtgggaaaccttgtcaatgCTGAGAGCTCTTTATCGAGAAAAATTACCCATGTACAAAAGATGCGACTAAGGCATGACTGAGAAATTCCAAAGATTCGAGCCACTTCCTTGGCACAAACACCAGTCCTGAGCCTATACAACACCATGAAAAGTTCTTCGCGCTTGGagagctgtctttcctttgcttgtgtttttcctccatcccaataaaccatgcgttctgcatgtttttcaatgtgcttaaagagtgcttcaaactgttccttactttgcagtcctgtataaaacttaaaagacgatttgtgaatagtatccacagaaaacgtgcagcgttttagctttctgcattgcagttctagatccctgactttccgttgtaataccacattttcagttaatacgtggtcagtgttctcctctCTGCTTAAGGGCGTTGGCTCTAGGACCTCCTGTGGCTCAGTGAGCATTGGGGATGTTGCAAGCAGCAAGAGTGCATCAGCTGCTCCTTCCTCGTCGAATGAAGAGTCTGCACCTGCATTTGCATCAACAAATGCAATAAAGTGACGCTATTGCTTTAGACACAATTCATTGAACACTGACATTTACTCTGAGCATTCGCACTTTGTGCGGAGTGCACTACTCTAATGACCTGGTCACCTGAAAGCAAATTATGGATAATTCATATGTCGCAAACGTGCAAGACTCGCAATGAGCAACATAAGGTGAGCCTCAGAAAACATTTCCAGCTGCATAATGTGACAGTGTGCTTGCCATTAGTTCAAAAGCCACTGCTCACCCTGAACACAGGACGTGTCTGGTTCCCCATCACTGAGACCTTTGCAAGTTCCTCCTTGACCTGAAACCTCTGTACCTGTGACGTAAAGTGAGTAATAAAATAGTATGAGTACACACAAAAACGCATGACTCGGATAGGGCATGAAGTGTAgttcttagggcaaatatcacgtttcaccactgcatatattcctttatagtgtgccatgtgcttggcgtacatacacaggcaatggggaggccaacagaatgtcagtttgcatacgtgttttacccacataaagtatgtgtacacctacaaaaatgccagaaaatggcCAGTATGCCCGGAACCGGTGATACCTGCTGTTGGTGGAGCGCCTGTTTTC
This genomic window contains:
- the LOC139046659 gene encoding uncharacterized protein isoform X1, with amino-acid sequence MPMSCVAYGCSSRDSPSRTVRFFRFPSVKRDRQRREAWIRAVKRQDAQGRPWQPSAASQLCGKHFVTGAPSLSPRHPDFIPTLFVYTDQFRKKDAVDRHVRTAARSKRKTGAPPTAGTEVSGQGGTCKGLSDGEPDTSCVQGADSSFDEEGAADALLLLATSPMLTEPQEVLEPTPLSREENTDHVLTENVVLQRKVRDLELQCRKLKRCTFSVDTIHKSSFKFYTGLQSKEQFEALFKHIEKHAERMVYWDGGKTQAKERQLSKREELFMVLYRLRTGVCAKEVARIFGISQSCLSRIFCTWVIFLDKELSALTRFPTLAEIKRHMPMAFSDFSNTRVIFDCTEVRIQRPSKLQAQRHTFSSYKHYNTFKALVGVTPDGYVSFVPDLWGGHVSDSEVVEKSGLLGLLDAGDGVMVDKGFRLEGVFPPSIQIHMPPFKMGNQLSASDVIATRKIAGARIHVERVIRRIKEFHFLDKPLPINMLDIIDSIFRTCAFLCNFLQPIISINNENK
- the LOC139046659 gene encoding uncharacterized protein isoform X3, whose amino-acid sequence is MPMSCVAYGCSSRDSPSRTVRFFRFPSVKRDRQRREAWIRAVKRQDAQGRPWQPSAASQLCGKHFVTGTEVSGQGGTCKGLSDGEPDTSCVQGADSSFDEEGAADALLLLATSPMLTEPQEVLEPTPLSREENTDHVLTENVVLQRKVRDLELQCRKLKRCTFSVDTIHKSSFKFYTGLQSKEQFEALFKHIEKHAERMVYWDGGKTQAKERQLSKREELFMVLYRLRTGVCAKEVARIFGISQSCLSRIFCTWVIFLDKELSALTRFPTLAEIKRHMPMAFSDFSNTRVIFDCTEVRIQRPSKLQAQRHTFSSYKHYNTFKALVGVTPDGYVSFVPDLWGGHVSDSEVVEKSGLLGLLDAGDGVMVDKGFRLEGVFPPSIQIHMPPFKMGNQLSASDVIATRKIAGARIHVERVIRRIKEFHFLDKPLPINMLDIIDSIFRTCAFLCNFLQPIISINNENK
- the LOC139046659 gene encoding uncharacterized protein isoform X2; translation: MAAVSSISTLREALCDRHIPGAPSLSPRHPDFIPTLFVYTDQFRKKDAVDRHVRTAARSKRKTGAPPTAGTEVSGQGGTCKGLSDGEPDTSCVQGADSSFDEEGAADALLLLATSPMLTEPQEVLEPTPLSREENTDHVLTENVVLQRKVRDLELQCRKLKRCTFSVDTIHKSSFKFYTGLQSKEQFEALFKHIEKHAERMVYWDGGKTQAKERQLSKREELFMVLYRLRTGVCAKEVARIFGISQSCLSRIFCTWVIFLDKELSALTRFPTLAEIKRHMPMAFSDFSNTRVIFDCTEVRIQRPSKLQAQRHTFSSYKHYNTFKALVGVTPDGYVSFVPDLWGGHVSDSEVVEKSGLLGLLDAGDGVMVDKGFRLEGVFPPSIQIHMPPFKMGNQLSASDVIATRKIAGARIHVERVIRRIKEFHFLDKPLPINMLDIIDSIFRTCAFLCNFLQPIISINNENK